CTTTAGTTGCTAATCAACCTAGTTGGACGGTCTTACATAACATCATTCCCTAGTCTCCATCTCATAAGTAACTTCATAAGGCACACTAAAGTTTGTGATTTGAATTCTGGTAATCTTACTAAAGATGGATAAGTTCTAAGCTTGTTGTATACTTCATTTTGCTGCAGATACTATGAAACATTCCAAGGATCCTTTTGAAGCTGCCATTGAGGAACAGGAGGGCTCACCCCCTGAATCTCCTGTTGGCCTTGACGAGAATGAAAACGAAGACCAAGCTGCACTTAATGTTAGTGTTCATGGCGATGACGATGCTAATATTAATGCTGGCACTGAAAATCGTTTGATATCTGTCACTGCACCGATTTCTGTTGGTACTGCTGGTCCAAGTGGTAAAACAAAAGAGGAagatgaggaggaagaggaagaaaacATGGATGTGGAGTTAGGAAAGTTTGCATCAAGCAGTGATCCTGATAAAGTGGTGAAGATGCAGTGAGTCTTTGATTTTATTTATtctatattttcttaaatttcttttATCAACAAGAAGCCTATCAATCCTTGTGCTTTAGCATTCTGGTTTATGGATTTCGTTCTTCGAAAATCTGGTTGGACTACTTAATACCAAATGTTATTTGTACACAATGAAAACTCTTTCTTCATAGTTATTAACATTATTTTCTTGCTATCCTATTTCTTTCCTGCCTGTCTGTCTGCTACAAGAAATGCTTATGTAATTGGTGTCTTTAGTTGCTACCTTTCGGATATCTGCTTATAAGTCCATAATCAGTGGATTCTTGTATTAAGATCTGTTAGAAATCTGATGAGGCATCTTGCTTAATATGATGCACGTAAATCCACAGGAAAAAGCAAATGCTATTAGAGCTTTTAAACTAGCTCTATCCATAACTGTGTGAGGTGCCTCCTGGTAGCAATGGAAATACTGTCTTTCTGGCAAGGTACCTAGTTTTGCTTGTACTGGGATTAGTAAGTGAGGGGAAAAATGGGAAGGTGACTAATGTAGATGGTAATGTAGTCATTGCAGCaccaataaaaatagaaatagctCATTGCAGTTAGTACTTTTCTGATTAGATTTTGCCTTTTGAAAAGTGAGGGATGTCCGGAGAACTGCCAAACCTGCCCAAACCACCAAGAAAGCTGAAACTCATAATTTATGCTTTATAAACCTATATACTCCCTCTATTTCGTTTTATAAAACTTTGTTTGCTGGATGTGGAGTTCAAGATGTTAATTTGACTCATGTATTATATTAGTGGAAaggatagaaaatataaagttaaTTTGATAGAGGAAACATCAAATGAAAGGTTAAAATAAGATCCAATGGAAAATTTTGACCAATTCCTAGTATTCCTCAATAGAGAGTTGCTATCATATTTTAAGGAAGAGGGTCGAACATGGTTTGAAAACATGTTCTCGGTCTGTTAGGTAACAAACTGTGGtgtttattttgtgtttaatGGACACTGGAACAACACCAACAAGCATGTTTCTGTGGTGCTTTCCTCCCTGCGGAGGACATATTCAAAATTATCGTCATCATAAATGTTTCGTGTTCAATGTCTAACATAAGCCTGGAATCCTAGTGGCTGCTAACGTCACCGGCGTTTCTCCATTCACAGGTCCAGTTGTGTCCTGCTAAACTCATGTGGCACAAAACAGGCCCCTGTGAAAAACTAATAGTTGCAGTAGCCTCCGCCTTGATTGCCTGCTTTGTTGTCTGAAAAATATGATCCCTACTATTGCAGCTATACTAATCAGAAAGTTACCCTCTCCAGAGGAATTGACCTAACAGCACAGCTACCTCAGTCTGGTTAGCTGCTTGCTGAATAAATACATTAATTTTTACTTATTAAAAAAAGATACATCATTATTGGCATCCCATATAGTACTATTTGGATGCTATTGTATTTCAATCTAATCTCCTTTCTGCAGGTCTATACTATCCCAATTCACAGAGCAGCAAATGAGTCGGTATGAATCTTTCCGTAGGTCTGGTTTTCAGAAATCTAACATGAAGCGGGTATGTCCTTGATGCTCTCACTATCTCCTCCGTTTAGCCTCTTGTGTTTCCTTTTCTCGATGTGTTACGGATGATTTGTATTCTCACCCAAAAGTAGCATAGAGGATAATTTGAGACTGTTTTTATCATCTCTTGAAGGAGAGCCTTGAAGCAACATAAGTTGTCTTTGTGCGACCTataggtcatgggttcgagccaTAGAATCAGCCATTGATGCTTGCATCGGGGTAGACTGCCTATATCGCAACCCTTCTGCAGACCATGCGTAAACGCGGGATGCTTTGTGCTCCGTGCTGCCTCTCTTTTTTCCCTCTCTTGTGTGCATGTATTGCGCTATTCATATGTGTGCTGTTCATTGTCAGGGATAGGGGGTTTAGACAAAATGGCTACACTGAGAAGAAAATTGGGTAGCAGTTCTTCATTCTCTGTCAATTGATCCTTCTAATATATGTTGAGGCTCTCTAAGTGAACAGTTCAGTTACTATAAACCAATAAATTAGCAATAGGAATAGAGTAGAAAAATGCTAATCTCATTTGCAAGCAGACTCTTATTTGCCAACTCCATTTTTCATGTCTAGTCATGATGCTAGTTCTGCTTCCAGCCTTCCATATTTTAAGGTTGGAGGGCCTTCTTATCTGACATTTAACCATTTCCTTTCGTCTAGCCAATTAAAGCAATTAGTGTTTTGTCTTCCACCGAGAACATTTATTTTTAGAACCTCAAATCTTTAGATGCCAAATTTTGGGCTTATATTTCGGAACAATAACCTTTGCTACCTTATAAGGACACCATTGAAATATTTGGTTGTCCACTTTCATAATGTATCGTTCATGATTTGATTTATGTATCATCACTCTTCGCCTATGTTGTTGTCTATGCAGTTACTGACCAGTATCACAGGAAGTGCAAAGATATCTGTCCCAATGACAATTGTGGTGTCTGGTATAGCAAAGTTGTTTGTTGGTGAGCTTGTCGAAACAGGTTGGTAGGCATTTACAAGTTTACACTGGAAAAGTAGATGAGCCCAAAATATCTTTTCCAGTGAGGCGTAGTGGACTTGGTCGATTCATTAATGGGTAATGCAGTAGCAGCCCTTAGAACCATCCATGAATGAGCATGTTGCCCAATAAAGTTTTAAAGCACTTTACCTCTTAAACTTGCAGCACTTTACCTCTTAAACTTGCTAGTATAAAAGTAATACCAAAATGGCTTCTATTGACAGACTCATCAAAATTCAAACTGTAAAGGAAAAGGCCTGTGCTTGCTAGCATATGTGATGTGTCTGAAGTAGCATTTGACATGTGTTCAGTTGATTCAAAAAGCTAGACATGTCATCTAGGGATAGGAAGAAATAGAACTTTTAGACCAAGAAAAAGTGTAATGATATTCTTGCCCTTTTGACCCAAGCATCCTATCATCTCTTTGATGCCCGCACTTGTGGCTGCCTTCTCTTCATCAGAGCTCAATTTCACTCTCTTTAACTGCCTCTCCTCTGCCCTTCCCCGGGCTAGCCTTTTTAACTGCCTCTCCTCTGCCCTCTTTCCACAATTGACTTACTGAGCTTTATGGCTTTATTAACAGAAAGGTGCCTGGACTAATCTTTTAGTAGTTTTAGGTGAAAATGCATCAttctttttatcaataaaatctttaccttatccaaaaaaaaaaaaaaaagcatcaTTCTATCCCAAGTAATCACTATATTTTTCCATGGAATTCTTTATCCAGCTAGAATGGTTATGGCGGAGAGAAAGGATACAGGGCCAATCAGGCCGTGTCACATGAGAGAAGCGTATAGAAGGCTAAAACTTGAAGGCAAGATTCCAAAAGGATCAGTACCCAGGCTTTTCCGCTAGCCAACTACAGAAGCAACTTGTGCTTTTATTTCAGGTTTTCTTCATCCTGTTTTGCCTACAGCAACTTGACTTTCAAGATCATTCCCTTTTTGGATTGTCATGACTCGTTCCTTGCTCTACTTTTTTATGCCATATAAACATTGCTGGGCCACAGAGCTTTGGAAGGTATGGAGAACGGATTGCTACAAGTCTAAATTCATGGAACCTGTTCGTTATGCACTTTTTCACCAGAAGGAAGTCACTTGACATTTGGAAGAGATAGGATGTTATTATTTAAGCTATCCCCAATTTCTGAACCTAAAATGTGGAAAGAGAACCaaatgttcttgaattttcgGCTAAAACGTCAAGCATTGTTTTATTCTGTAGACAGTCTGCGGAGCGTGTGAATATAAGAGATGATTAGAGCCTTGGGAAACAACACCATCAATCTTTCTATGGAGTTTCTGTCTTTTGGTTTCTTTTGTGCATAAATTACTACTAGTTTAATTTTTATCTTaaatatttcttttctttctatttctacTAACGTTAACTTTCCTTTTTATTCTTTAAATCACTAAAACAATCAATTTCCATGCAACTTTCCAGTTCCCACGTCTGAAGTTTACTCGATTTTCCCATCCCGAAATGGTGAACCCATCTTTTCGAAATCCCTGCCTCTGCCCACTGTCGCTCACAGAAATCGGGTTCTTTAACGAAGGGATAGACCATATCGAATTTCTATAATGATTGAATGTGAAATAAATCTAAGATCATACTGAATGAAGTGATATAACAAAAAATATTGTCGCTCAAAATTAATACAGATTTTTTGCTAAAactgaataaaacaaaaataaagtattCCTACAGGCAATACCATCGTTGATTTCTTTCAATAATATAATGGTCTCGAAAGAGGATTTGTCTCCAGGAAAACCGTTATCATCACGTCTGCTTTCTATTCGTAGCTGCAgtgtattatttatattgaatTTGACCTaactattttgttttgaaatctctAGATGTATATTTAG
The nucleotide sequence above comes from Nicotiana tabacum cultivar K326 chromosome 12, ASM71507v2, whole genome shotgun sequence. Encoded proteins:
- the LOC107821549 gene encoding transcription initiation factor TFIID subunit 11, producing MKHSKDPFEAAIEEQEGSPPESPVGLDENENEDQAALNVSVHGDDDANINAGTENRLISVTAPISVGTAGPSGKTKEEDEEEEEENMDVELGKFASSSDPDKVVKMQSILSQFTEQQMSRYESFRRSGFQKSNMKRLLTSITGSAKISVPMTIVVSGIAKLFVGELVETARMVMAERKDTGPIRPCHMREAYRRLKLEGKIPKGSVPRLFR